The following are from one region of the Periophthalmus magnuspinnatus isolate fPerMag1 chromosome 5, fPerMag1.2.pri, whole genome shotgun sequence genome:
- the camk1b gene encoding calcium/calmodulin-dependent protein kinase type 1 isoform X2, with the protein MPLGEQHSWKKKSDVKEKYDFKEVLGTGAFSEVVLAEEKRTQKLVAIKCIPKKALEGKETSIENEIAVLHKIKHANIVSLEDIFESKTHLYLVMQLVSGGELFDRIIEKGFYTEKDASKLIQQILDAVKYLHDMGIVHRDLKPENLLYYSMEEDSKIMISDFGLSKIEGAGSVMSTACGTPGYVAPEVLAQKPYSKAVDCWSIGVIAYILLCGYPPFYDENDAKLFEQILKAEYEFDSPYWDDISDSAKDFIVHLMEKDPSVRYTCDQALQHPWIAGDTALDKNIHESVSAQIKKNFAKSKWKQAFNATAVVRHMRRLQLGTSSEGPTSLPSPCRNECSEGRGEGDVDSTNCT; encoded by the exons GGGGGCTTTCTCCGAGGTGGTCCTGGCTGAAGAGAAGAGGACCCAGAAACTCGTGGCTATAAAATGCATCCCCAAAAAGGCTCTAGAGGGAAAAGAGACGAGTATCGAGAATGAGATCGCTGTTCTCCACAA AATCAAACACGCCAACATTGTTTCGCTGGAGGACATTTTCGAGAGCAAAACACATCTGTACCTGGTCATGCAGCT TGTGTCTGGGGGCGAGCTGTTCGACCGCATCATAGAAAAAGGCTTCTACACAGAGAAAGACGCGAGTAAACTGATCCAGCAGATTCTGGACGCTGTGAAGTACCTCCACGACATGGGCATCGTACACAGAGACCTCAAG CCGGAGAACCTCCTGTACTACAGTATGGAGGAAGACTCTAAAATCATGATCAGTGACTTTGGTTTGTCTAAAATCGAGGGCGCTGGGAGTGTCATGTCCACAGCCTGCGGGACCCCGGGATATGTCG CCCCTGAAGTTCTGGCTCAGAAACCCTATAGTAAAGCAGTAGACTGCTGGTCCATTGGAGTCATTGCATATATTCT ATTGTGTGGGTATCCCCCGTTTTATGATGAGAACGATGCCAAACTGTTTGAGCAGATCCTGAAGGCTGAGTACGAGTTTGATTCTCCGTACTGGGACGACATCTCTGATTCAG CCAAAGATTTCATTGTTCACCTGATGGAGAAAGACCCCAGTGTGCGATACACGTGTGATCAAGCTCTGCAGCATCCCtg GATTGCTGGAGACACGGCTCTGGATAAGAACATTCATGAATCTGTCAGTGCACAAATTAAGAAAAACTTTGCCAAAAGTAAATGGAAG CAAGCATTCAATGCCACGGCGGTCGTTCGTCACATGAGGCGCCTGCAGCTCGGCACCAGCTCAGAGGGACCCACCTCTCTGCCCAGCCCCTGCAGGAACGAGTGCTCAG AGGGTCGGGGTGAAGGGGACGTGGACAGCACAAACTGCACATAG